The sequence below is a genomic window from Aureispira sp. CCB-E.
TCCGTTTAGTAAAGCTAACACATATTTGAAAAGCTATTCAGCAAACGAACTCTTGACCACTACCCTTCAATCCATAAGCAACAAGTATGCTTTAAAAGATAAAATATTAGGTGAAGTTGTTGGAGGGGCTGTTATAAAACACAGCTCGCAAGGAAATTTAGTACGAGAATCTTTACTAAAAACTGACATTCATCCTCTAACACCAGCATTTGATATTCAAAAAGCATGTGCAACTTCTGCGGAAGCAGCTATAATTATTGCAAATAAAATAGCATTAGGTCAAATAGAAAATGGCATAGCATGCGGTACAGATAGTGCAAGTGATTCTCCAATAGTATTAAATGAATTATTCAGAAAAGAATTTCTAAATCAACATTTGAGTCTTTCTGATTTTACAAAAGAAAATCTGAGAAATTTAGAATTGATGCTCCCTGAAATCCCGAACAATAATGAGCCAGAAACTGGTCTTTCAATGGGTGAACATGCTGAGATAATGGCTAAATATTATAAAATAACGCGTGAAGAACAAGACCATTTTGCATTTAACAGTCACAAAAAGCTAACAAGGGCATATCAAAGTGGATTTATTGAAGATATGATTGAACCCATCGGGCAAATTAAGGAAGACTCAATACTAAGAAAGAACCCTTCTTTAAATAAAATGAGATCCTTAAGCCCGGCTTTTGATTTGAACTCTGGAAGCCTTACTGCAGCTAATTCAACTCCTTTCTCGGATGGAGCTGCGGGTATCTTTCTAGCCTCAGAAGAATGGGCAAAAAAACATAATTATCCAATTCTAGCTTTTTTAAGTTTTGCCGCTACAGCTGGAATTGAATATATCAACAATAAACAAAACCTACTACTAGCACCAATACTTGCGATTCAAAAAGCATTAAAACAGAGTAATAGAAATTTGGATTCATTTTCCTTTATTGAAATTCATGAAGCATTTGCTGCTCAGGCATTAACAACTATTAAAATATTGAACAATAAAGGTTTAGGTGATCCATTTTGGAGCAAGCAAAATTTAGACTCCATAAAAGGGGAAATTGATTTTTCTAAATTAAATATGGTTGGCAGCAGTTTAGCTACCGGTCACCCATTTGCAGCAACAGGCGCAAGAATAATTGCAACCCTCTCAAAACTTTTGAATCAGGAAGGTAAAGGTTCTGGGCTAGTCTCAATTTGTGCGGCAAGAGGAAATGGTCTTGCACTAATATTAGATAAATAATTAAATTAAAATTCGAAAAAATGAATGAAATCCTAAAAAGCGAAATTAAATTCGCAATTATTAAAAATGAAACGATAGCATATCGTACCTTTGGAAATGGACAACCGCTAATACTTTTCAATCGATTTCGAGGGACAATTAACGATTGGGATCCTGCCTTTATAACAAGGCTTGTAAAAAAAAATAAAGTTATCGTCTTTGATAATCTTGGTGTTGGAAACTCTTCTGGTACAAGTCCAAATTCAATAGAAGGCATGGCTGAAATAGCGTATGAATTTATTATATTCTTAGGATATGATAAAGTGAACTTACTCGGTTGGAGCATGGGAGGTCTCGTAGTCCAAGCTTTTGTTTTGAATTATCCCAAAATTGTTCAAAAGGTGGTTTTAGTAGGTACTGGATTAGGCGCTAGTGAACACACTGAATATCCTACAGAACGCTTTTTGAATGTGGCCACTAAAGTTTACAATATGAAACCTGAACATCATCAAACTGTGTTTTTTACAGATGATCAAAAAGGTTTACATGCTACTAAAGAATCACTATCCCGTATTGATAACTACTTGACTAAAGTTAAGCCAACACAACCAGAAACTTGGATTGCTCAGGGAACAGCCACTAAAAATTACTTTTCTAGTGAAAAAAATTACTTTGAAAAAATAAAATCGATTTCCCAACCAGTTCTAGTTGCTGGAGCAAAGGAAGATATAGCTTTTTCAAGTAAAAATTCTTTTCTACTGTATAAACAAATACCTAATAGCCAATTAATTCTGTATTCAAATGCTGCTCATGCTTTTCATCATCAACTACCAGATGAATTTGGCGGGCAAGTTGAAAGGTTTTTATGTCGTCAAGAAAAAACAACATAGAACATTGTATAAAAAGAATAGCGGTTTGGGATTATTTCCGAACCGTTTTTATGTTGAATTAAGTATCTTACTAACCTAAAAATAAGAGCGTTTATATCCGCTACTGTTTTTATACTAACCATAGGATACCACTAATTTTCTAGTGTTGTTGCACTAAACACTAGAAATACAGTTGGTAAAATAGCCTCTGTGTAATTTCAACAAATTTGTGTTTGAACCTTAGCATATTGCAAAACAAAAGGTTGCCCTCTATTACCAAAGGCAACCTCTATATCAGTAAGAGAGCGTAGACTAACCATTCAAGTCGTGGTAGTTAGACCTCAATATTTGACCATAAGAAGTAACAATAGGATCACTTTGACATTGACCATTCAAATAAAAGCCATCTTTATATTTGCATTCCCATTCTCAACAAGCTTCAATAGCATTTTGCTCCAATGCATGTTTCTGAGCTTGATTTTGCACAACCTTAGCTTCTTTACCCTCCTTTTCCAAGGCATATCCCCCCTTTATAAGATTTCACCACGAGCTGGATATTCAGAAGATATAATATAATCTACTGCTTTTATAAATGTTGGAAGATATGGTCGTCCCCATGGATTGCTATTAATTCCTACATAATACACGTGCTTTTTATTATCAATTAAAAATAAACCTGGTTCACTAAATACTTCTGGTTCGCCCTGTTTTACCCCTTGACTTAGATAAAGCCCCCAGTTCTTTGCCATCTCTTCGCTCAAATTATATCCCAAATGAAGATTAAATATTTCCCAGTTTTGCCTTGAAAAGGAGGCTCTTTTTTTAGTGTCCATACTTACTGCTACTACCTCAACTCCTCTACTTTCAAACTCAGGTAAAAGACTCTCTAATGTTTCTAAATATTTCTTGCACAATGGGCAATGTAGCCCCCTGTAAAAAACTATCAATGTAAAATTCTCACTCTTCTGCTCTTCTAAACTCCATTTCTCTCCATCAATTAAAGGAAAATTTAATCTTGGGGCTTTTTGTTTCGGTGTTGGTCGCATCATCCTATTTTTTAAAAGAATTTTCTAAATGAGAATCAAAACGTTTAAAATCGTTTTCAATTGCTGGGTTTTTCATTACATCATAAGCCATAAATGTTGGAAGTGGTTCTAAACCAAACCATTTAAAATTTAGATGCATTGGTTGAAGTAAATCGTCCTCACTCATTCCTCCAAAAAAAGACTCTTCTGGGTTGTTAAATGCCTCTTTCGGAGCATTAGCAGTAACAGAAATCATATATTTTCCTTCCAACTTCCCCCCCATTCCATAATTCTTTTTTGGAGCAGCTTTACTTCTCCCATCTCCCTCTGACATTTCGCCCATCATCCCCATTGAAAAAACTTCATCGATATACTTTTTAAAAAACCAACTTACTCCCATCCAGTTTAATGGAGTCTGAAAAAATACTAAATCAGCCCACTTAAATTTATCAATCTCCTCAGTAACATTATAACTATCTTCCATTCTCGTTATTTGTACCTCACAATCCATTTCCTTAAAAAAAAGCTCCGCCCTCTCTGTCAAACTTGCATTCAATTTACCTTCTGAAAAAGGATATTTTTGATGTCCATTGATAATAAATACATTTTTCATTTTAAAGATTTTTCTAGTTCTATTATAAAATCATTACATTTGTTTCATAAAGGAATAGCGAAACTAACGACATTTGAAATTATATTTATTTAATTCATAAATCAGTGCCTATCGATACTTGCGAAGTTTCAAAAGGAAACTATAAAATTTAACATCCCAAAATAATGTCTAAAAAATGCTCTAAAAGCCCTTGTTTTAGGGATTTTTCAGGTCTTTTTTTTGCGATTTTAGCACTCTATTTTGACTCGTATGTCCTATAAATGCAGACTTATGGTAAAATTAAATATAATTCCGTTTATCGTTAGAACCGCTGATAAAGGAACTAATAATAGTTTACTTTAGAAACTATTGTTTAAAAACTCTACCTAAGAAGTGGTAACCTAAAAGTAACTTATGGCACGAAAATATATTGACAACCCCAATTTGTGTACTCTTGTACATACAATGAATATCATTGGAAATAAATGGAAGCCCATTATTATATATTTACTATCTAATGGTCCTCTACGATTTGGGAAATTGTATGCATTAGTTCCTACTATTTCTAAAAAAGTTCTTACAAGTCAACTAAAAGAGTTAGAGGCTGATGGATTAATTAATCGAAAATCATTTGCAGAGATACCTCCTCGTGTTGAATATTCATTATCTAAAAAAGCAAAAGGCTTATTACCTGCTCTAAAGATGTTGAGCGCTTGGACAGAATTAAGTTATCCAGATATAAACTTTGAAAAATGTAGAATAATAGAAATATAAAAGCGTATAAATGTGCATGTTTTTATGCCACGTTGTGGGAATAACCTTAGAAGAATAAACG
It includes:
- a CDS encoding acetyl-CoA C-acyltransferase, coding for MNTNNLIKRVAIIGHSRTPFSKANTYLKSYSANELLTTTLQSISNKYALKDKILGEVVGGAVIKHSSQGNLVRESLLKTDIHPLTPAFDIQKACATSAEAAIIIANKIALGQIENGIACGTDSASDSPIVLNELFRKEFLNQHLSLSDFTKENLRNLELMLPEIPNNNEPETGLSMGEHAEIMAKYYKITREEQDHFAFNSHKKLTRAYQSGFIEDMIEPIGQIKEDSILRKNPSLNKMRSLSPAFDLNSGSLTAANSTPFSDGAAGIFLASEEWAKKHNYPILAFLSFAATAGIEYINNKQNLLLAPILAIQKALKQSNRNLDSFSFIEIHEAFAAQALTTIKILNNKGLGDPFWSKQNLDSIKGEIDFSKLNMVGSSLATGHPFAATGARIIATLSKLLNQEGKGSGLVSICAARGNGLALILDK
- a CDS encoding alpha/beta hydrolase; translation: MNEILKSEIKFAIIKNETIAYRTFGNGQPLILFNRFRGTINDWDPAFITRLVKKNKVIVFDNLGVGNSSGTSPNSIEGMAEIAYEFIIFLGYDKVNLLGWSMGGLVVQAFVLNYPKIVQKVVLVGTGLGASEHTEYPTERFLNVATKVYNMKPEHHQTVFFTDDQKGLHATKESLSRIDNYLTKVKPTQPETWIAQGTATKNYFSSEKNYFEKIKSISQPVLVAGAKEDIAFSSKNSFLLYKQIPNSQLILYSNAAHAFHHQLPDEFGGQVERFLCRQEKTT
- a CDS encoding redoxin domain-containing protein, whose product is MMRPTPKQKAPRLNFPLIDGEKWSLEEQKSENFTLIVFYRGLHCPLCKKYLETLESLLPEFESRGVEVVAVSMDTKKRASFSRQNWEIFNLHLGYNLSEEMAKNWGLYLSQGVKQGEPEVFSEPGLFLIDNKKHVYYVGINSNPWGRPYLPTFIKAVDYIISSEYPARGEIL
- a CDS encoding NAD(P)H-dependent oxidoreductase, whose product is MKNVFIINGHQKYPFSEGKLNASLTERAELFFKEMDCEVQITRMEDSYNVTEEIDKFKWADLVFFQTPLNWMGVSWFFKKYIDEVFSMGMMGEMSEGDGRSKAAPKKNYGMGGKLEGKYMISVTANAPKEAFNNPEESFFGGMSEDDLLQPMHLNFKWFGLEPLPTFMAYDVMKNPAIENDFKRFDSHLENSFKK
- a CDS encoding helix-turn-helix domain-containing protein gives rise to the protein MARKYIDNPNLCTLVHTMNIIGNKWKPIIIYLLSNGPLRFGKLYALVPTISKKVLTSQLKELEADGLINRKSFAEIPPRVEYSLSKKAKGLLPALKMLSAWTELSYPDINFEKCRIIEI